A window from Canis lupus baileyi chromosome 4, mCanLup2.hap1, whole genome shotgun sequence encodes these proteins:
- the C1QTNF2 gene encoding complement C1q tumor necrosis factor-related protein 2 isoform X3: MIPWVLLACALPCAADPLLGAFARRDFQKGSPQLVCSLPGPQGPPGPPGAPGPSGMVGRMGFPGKDGQDGQDGDRGDSGEEGPPGRTGNRGKPGPKGKAGAIGRAGPRGPKGVSGAPGKHGTPGKKGPKGRKGEPGLPGPCSCGSGHAKSAFSVAVTKSYPRERLPIKFDKILMNEGGHYNASSGKFVCGVPGIYYFTYDITLANKHLAIGLVHNGQYRIRTFDANTGNHDVASGSTILALKQGDEVWLQIFYSEQNGLFYDPYWTDSLFTGFLIYADQDNPNEV; the protein is encoded by the exons ATGATCCCTTGGGTACTCTTGGCCTGTGCCCTCCCTTGTGCGGCTGACCCACTGCTCGGAGCCTTCGCCCGCAGGGACTTCCAGAAGGGCTCTCCTCAACTTGTCTGCAGTCTACCTGGCCCCCAGGGCCCGCCcggccccccaggagccccagggccctCAGGAATGGTGGGAAGAATGGGATTTCCTGGAAAAGACGGCCAGGACGGCCAGGACGGGGACCGGGGGGACAGTGGAGAGGAAG GTCCACCTGGCCGGACAGGTAACCGGGGAAAGCCAGGACCAAAGGGCAAAGCCGGGGCCATTGGGCGGGCCGGCCCTCGCGGCCCCAAGGGGGTCAGTGGTGCCCCGGGGAAGCACGGCACACCAGGAAAGAAAGGGCCCAAGGGCAGGAAGGGGGAGCCGGGCCTCCCGGGCCCCTGCAGCTGCGGCAGTGGCCACGCCAAGTCTGCCTTCTCAGTGGCAGTGACCAAGAGCTACCCAAGGGAGAGGCTCCCCATCAAGTTTGACAAGATCCTGATGAACGAGGGCGGCCACTACAATGCATCCAGTGGCAAGTTCGTCTGCGGCGTGCCAGGGATCTACTACTTCACCTATGACATCACGTTGGCCAATAAGCACTTGGCCATCGGCCTGGTGCACAATGGCCAGTACCGCATCCGGACCTTCGATGCCAACACGGGCAACCATGATGTGGCCTCGGGCTCCACCATCCTGGCTCTGAAGCAGGGTGATGAGGTCTGGCTTCAGATCTTCTACTCAGAGCAGAATGGGCTTTTCTACGACCCTTACTGGACCGACAGCCTCTTCACAGGCTTCCTCATCTATGCTGACCAGGACAACCCTAATGAGGTGTAG
- the C1QTNF2 gene encoding complement C1q tumor necrosis factor-related protein 2 isoform X2, protein MGKVTTMIPWVLLACALPCAADPLLGAFARRDFQKGSPQLVCSLPGPQGPPGPPGAPGPSGMVGRMGFPGKDGQDGQDGDRGDSGEEGPPGRTGNRGKPGPKGKAGAIGRAGPRGPKGVSGAPGKHGTPGKKGPKGRKGEPGLPGPCSCGSGHAKSAFSVAVTKSYPRERLPIKFDKILMNEGGHYNASSGKFVCGVPGIYYFTYDITLANKHLAIGLVHNGQYRIRTFDANTGNHDVASGSTILALKQGDEVWLQIFYSEQNGLFYDPYWTDSLFTGFLIYADQDNPNEV, encoded by the exons GTGACCACCATGATCCCTTGGGTACTCTTGGCCTGTGCCCTCCCTTGTGCGGCTGACCCACTGCTCGGAGCCTTCGCCCGCAGGGACTTCCAGAAGGGCTCTCCTCAACTTGTCTGCAGTCTACCTGGCCCCCAGGGCCCGCCcggccccccaggagccccagggccctCAGGAATGGTGGGAAGAATGGGATTTCCTGGAAAAGACGGCCAGGACGGCCAGGACGGGGACCGGGGGGACAGTGGAGAGGAAG GTCCACCTGGCCGGACAGGTAACCGGGGAAAGCCAGGACCAAAGGGCAAAGCCGGGGCCATTGGGCGGGCCGGCCCTCGCGGCCCCAAGGGGGTCAGTGGTGCCCCGGGGAAGCACGGCACACCAGGAAAGAAAGGGCCCAAGGGCAGGAAGGGGGAGCCGGGCCTCCCGGGCCCCTGCAGCTGCGGCAGTGGCCACGCCAAGTCTGCCTTCTCAGTGGCAGTGACCAAGAGCTACCCAAGGGAGAGGCTCCCCATCAAGTTTGACAAGATCCTGATGAACGAGGGCGGCCACTACAATGCATCCAGTGGCAAGTTCGTCTGCGGCGTGCCAGGGATCTACTACTTCACCTATGACATCACGTTGGCCAATAAGCACTTGGCCATCGGCCTGGTGCACAATGGCCAGTACCGCATCCGGACCTTCGATGCCAACACGGGCAACCATGATGTGGCCTCGGGCTCCACCATCCTGGCTCTGAAGCAGGGTGATGAGGTCTGGCTTCAGATCTTCTACTCAGAGCAGAATGGGCTTTTCTACGACCCTTACTGGACCGACAGCCTCTTCACAGGCTTCCTCATCTATGCTGACCAGGACAACCCTAATGAGGTGTAG